In Pseudoalteromonas xiamenensis, the following are encoded in one genomic region:
- a CDS encoding co-chaperone GroES translates to MNIRPLHDRVIIKRLEEETKSAGGIVLTGSAAEKSTRGEVIAVGNGRVLDNGEVRTLEVKVGDTVLFGSYIEKAEKIEGQEYLIMREDNILGIVG, encoded by the coding sequence ATGAACATTCGTCCTTTACATGATCGCGTAATCATTAAGCGTCTTGAAGAAGAAACCAAGTCAGCTGGCGGTATTGTTTTAACTGGCTCTGCTGCTGAGAAGTCAACTCGTGGTGAAGTTATCGCTGTTGGCAATGGCCGCGTGCTAGATAATGGTGAAGTGAGAACGCTTGAAGTTAAGGTAGGCGACACTGTGTTGTTCGGCTCGTACATTGAAAAAGCTGAGAAAATCGAAGGTCAAGAGTACTTGATCATGCGTGAAGACAACATCCTAGGGATCGTTGGTTAA
- a CDS encoding FMN-binding glutamate synthase family protein produces MTLMQKVFWTIFFFGNATSIALWQYHPDDFTFFLVCFIGLYSILGLHDLFFSKRNLNRLYPVVAYFRYFLESFRVEIQQYFIANDTEERPFNREERSLVYQRAKNVRDTIAFGTQHDLLEENYLSLWHSLKPTEVKDETKRITFGGPDCTQPYSASRLNISAMSFGALSHTAIEALNLGAKKGNFSHNTGEGGLSPYHLKHGGDIVWQIGSGLFGCRTLDGRFDEETFKEKAQLPQVKMIEIKLSQGAKPGHGGVLPKAKITEEIARIRLIDQGQDCVSPAMHPECQTPKQLLHFVAKLRALSGGKPVGFKLCIGNPAEFLSICKAMLEEKIYPDFITVDGSEGGTGAAPVEFANYLGMTCLEGVYVVHNALVGTGLREHIKVIASGKTASAFDLLTKLALGADTVNAARTMMFALGCIQSKHCNTNRCPTGIATQDPARAKAIDVENKSERVKNFHKNTLHTFYELLGSIGLDDPDKLLPQMVKRRTPHGLQMSIGSLVKPLSTDELLMSSEINHWTNWWHKASSDSFSVYDDSFLK; encoded by the coding sequence GTGACACTCATGCAAAAGGTCTTCTGGACCATTTTCTTCTTTGGTAACGCCACCAGCATTGCGCTTTGGCAATACCACCCCGACGATTTCACCTTTTTTCTAGTTTGTTTTATCGGGTTGTACAGCATTCTTGGCTTGCACGACCTGTTTTTCTCCAAACGAAACCTCAATCGACTTTATCCCGTTGTTGCGTATTTTCGTTACTTTTTAGAATCTTTTCGTGTTGAAATTCAACAATATTTCATTGCCAACGACACCGAAGAGCGGCCTTTTAATCGCGAGGAGCGTTCGCTGGTTTATCAACGTGCGAAGAATGTCAGAGACACCATCGCGTTTGGTACACAACATGATTTACTTGAAGAGAATTATTTGAGTTTGTGGCACTCCTTAAAGCCGACTGAAGTTAAAGATGAAACAAAACGAATCACTTTTGGTGGTCCGGATTGTACTCAGCCCTACAGCGCCTCTCGATTAAACATCTCCGCCATGAGTTTTGGCGCGTTAAGCCACACAGCGATTGAAGCGCTGAATTTAGGGGCCAAGAAAGGTAATTTCAGTCACAACACGGGAGAAGGCGGCTTGAGTCCCTATCATCTGAAGCATGGAGGTGACATTGTGTGGCAAATTGGGTCCGGACTTTTTGGTTGCCGTACCTTGGATGGCCGTTTTGATGAAGAGACCTTCAAAGAAAAGGCACAACTGCCACAGGTTAAAATGATTGAAATCAAGCTCAGTCAAGGCGCTAAACCTGGTCACGGTGGTGTATTACCTAAGGCCAAGATTACGGAAGAGATTGCGCGGATCCGTTTGATAGATCAAGGCCAAGATTGCGTTTCACCGGCAATGCATCCTGAATGCCAAACCCCGAAACAGTTATTGCATTTTGTGGCTAAACTACGTGCACTTAGCGGGGGAAAACCTGTTGGGTTCAAATTGTGTATTGGTAATCCGGCTGAGTTTTTATCGATTTGCAAAGCCATGCTCGAAGAGAAAATCTATCCCGACTTTATCACCGTCGATGGGTCAGAAGGTGGCACAGGCGCAGCTCCAGTTGAATTTGCCAATTACCTAGGTATGACCTGCCTCGAAGGAGTGTATGTTGTACATAATGCCTTGGTCGGAACGGGTCTTCGTGAACACATTAAGGTCATTGCGTCTGGCAAAACGGCCTCAGCATTTGATTTACTCACCAAGCTTGCCCTTGGTGCAGATACGGTGAACGCAGCACGCACTATGATGTTTGCTCTTGGCTGTATCCAATCTAAACACTGTAATACCAACCGTTGTCCGACCGGCATTGCAACGCAAGACCCTGCAAGAGCCAAAGCTATAGACGTGGAAAATAAGAGTGAGCGTGTTAAAAACTTCCACAAGAACACGCTACATACCTTCTATGAACTGTTAGGTAGTATTGGCTTAGATGACCCAGACAAACTCCTTCCACAAATGGTAAAACGCCGCACACCACATGGCTTACAAATGTCTATAGGTAGTCTGGTGAAACCCTTGTCGACCGACGAGTTATTGATGTCGAGCGAGATAAACCACTGGACAAACTGGTGGCACAAGGCTTCCAGTGACAGTTTCAGTGTCTATGACGACAGCTTTTTAAAATAA
- a CDS encoding substrate-binding domain-containing protein has protein sequence MTQVKINRRQFLKSSALLSVGALVGGMGPLFTSNAQEVEADKRRAAKYVMQFASPYSSAEALYIPHMHREFKENIEQFSQGRIFVEIVDAGHVGIGTELMAAVTRGQVACALISVSNLSRVSAYFRYTQHSLLGIQ, from the coding sequence GTGACTCAGGTCAAAATCAATCGCCGACAGTTTTTGAAATCTTCTGCGTTGCTGAGCGTAGGTGCGTTAGTGGGTGGCATGGGGCCTTTATTTACGAGTAATGCGCAAGAGGTAGAAGCAGACAAACGACGTGCGGCTAAATACGTCATGCAATTTGCGTCGCCGTATTCTTCGGCTGAAGCCCTTTACATTCCCCATATGCATCGAGAATTTAAGGAAAATATTGAACAGTTTTCCCAAGGTCGTATTTTCGTGGAAATTGTCGATGCGGGACACGTTGGCATCGGTACTGAATTGATGGCCGCCGTTACTCGAGGACAAGTTGCCTGTGCACTCATTTCGGTTTCTAATCTCTCCCGAGTCTCTGCCTATTTTAGATATACTCAACATTCCCTTTTGGGCATCCAATGA
- the accC gene encoding acetyl-CoA carboxylase biotin carboxylase subunit, translating into MLDKVLIANRGEIALRVLRACKELGIKTVAVHSTADRDLKHVLLADETICIGKPAASESYLDIPRIIAAAEVTDAVAIHPGYGFLSENADFADQVERSGFIFIGPRGDTIRLMGDKVSAIDAMRKAGVPCVPGSDGPLTNDNDRNLQIAKRIGYPVIIKAAGGGGGRGMRVVRNEGELVNAIALTQSEAKQFFGNSMVYMEKFLENPRHIEVQVLADGQGNAIHLGERDCSMQRRHQKVVEEAPAPGITAEMRKYIGDRCVRACIEINYRGAGTFEFLYENGEFYFIEMNTRIQVEHPVTEMVTGIDLIKEQLKIAAGQPLSITQEDVVIRGHAIECRINAEDPETFIPSPGKISRFHPAGGLGIRWDSHIYADYSVPPHYDSMIGKLITYGENRDVAIARARNALNELVIDGIKTNTPLHKKILADENFKNGGTNIHYLEKKLGL; encoded by the coding sequence ATGTTAGATAAAGTGCTCATTGCAAACCGTGGCGAAATTGCGCTACGCGTATTGCGTGCCTGTAAAGAACTAGGGATCAAAACGGTGGCTGTGCATTCAACAGCAGACCGCGATCTAAAACACGTGCTTCTGGCTGATGAAACCATTTGTATTGGAAAGCCTGCTGCTTCTGAAAGCTACTTGGATATTCCTCGTATCATCGCAGCTGCGGAAGTAACAGACGCTGTTGCTATCCACCCAGGTTATGGTTTCCTATCTGAAAATGCCGATTTTGCTGATCAAGTAGAAAGAAGCGGTTTCATTTTTATCGGTCCTCGTGGTGACACCATCCGTTTGATGGGTGATAAAGTTTCTGCTATCGATGCAATGCGTAAAGCTGGTGTACCTTGTGTACCAGGCTCAGACGGCCCGCTGACAAACGACAATGACCGCAACCTACAAATCGCGAAACGTATCGGTTATCCAGTCATAATCAAAGCGGCTGGCGGTGGCGGTGGTCGTGGTATGCGAGTTGTACGCAACGAAGGCGAGTTGGTTAATGCGATCGCACTAACACAATCTGAAGCAAAACAATTCTTCGGTAACAGCATGGTTTACATGGAAAAATTCCTTGAAAACCCTCGTCATATCGAAGTGCAAGTACTTGCCGATGGCCAAGGCAATGCAATCCACCTAGGCGAGCGTGACTGTTCAATGCAACGTCGTCACCAAAAAGTCGTGGAAGAGGCTCCAGCACCAGGCATTACGGCAGAGATGCGTAAGTATATCGGTGATCGTTGTGTGCGTGCATGTATTGAAATTAACTACCGTGGTGCAGGTACATTTGAATTCTTGTACGAAAATGGTGAGTTCTATTTCATCGAGATGAATACACGTATTCAAGTAGAACACCCTGTAACAGAAATGGTTACCGGCATTGACCTCATCAAAGAACAATTGAAGATAGCAGCGGGTCAACCATTGTCTATCACGCAAGAAGATGTCGTGATCCGCGGTCATGCGATTGAGTGTCGTATCAATGCGGAAGACCCAGAAACGTTTATTCCATCACCAGGTAAAATCTCTCGATTCCACCCTGCTGGCGGTCTAGGTATTCGTTGGGATAGCCACATTTACGCCGATTACTCTGTACCTCCGCATTACGATTCAATGATAGGAAAGCTGATTACGTACGGTGAAAACCGTGATGTCGCGATTGCTCGCGCACGTAACGCATTGAATGAATTGGTTATCGATGGCATCAAGACCAATACACCTCTGCACAAGAAAATCCTTGCGGACGAAAACTTCAAAAATGGTGGTACAAACATCCACTATTTAGAAAAAAAATTAGGTTTGTAA
- a CDS encoding RNA-binding S4 domain-containing protein: protein MYEIELEEEPIELCNLLKLMGLADTGGQAKLFISEGYVHLNGELCTQKRKKIYAGDQFSFNDEEFVVSLAEGVVPAERAQSTPMPHTASQTAQTAPKQNKPAKTSRADKSRDKKTGRKPISFG, encoded by the coding sequence ATGTACGAGATTGAATTAGAAGAAGAACCAATCGAATTGTGTAATTTGTTAAAACTCATGGGTCTTGCGGATACGGGTGGACAAGCAAAACTGTTTATTAGTGAAGGTTATGTGCACCTAAATGGTGAGCTTTGCACGCAAAAGCGCAAAAAAATCTACGCGGGCGATCAGTTTAGCTTTAATGACGAAGAGTTTGTGGTGTCACTAGCAGAAGGTGTCGTCCCTGCTGAACGCGCACAGTCAACCCCCATGCCTCACACGGCAAGTCAAACAGCTCAAACCGCACCAAAACAAAATAAGCCGGCTAAAACATCACGAGCGGATAAATCACGTGACAAGAAAACCGGTCGAAAACCAATTTCCTTCGGTTAA
- the aroQ gene encoding type II 3-dehydroquinate dehydratase, with product MTAKLKILVVNGPNLNMLGKREPERYGTQSLNDILTALHATAQQHNVVLTDIQSNSEAELINAIHAAWQQIDAIIINPAAFTHTSVALRDALLSVAIPFFEVHLTNVHARESFRHHSYFSDVAQAVICGLGARGYEAALFGAIDLLQNKD from the coding sequence ATGACAGCAAAGTTAAAGATTTTAGTTGTAAATGGCCCAAACTTAAATATGTTGGGTAAACGCGAACCTGAACGCTACGGCACGCAATCATTGAATGATATTTTGACTGCGCTGCACGCAACCGCACAACAACATAATGTAGTGCTGACAGACATCCAAAGTAACAGCGAAGCCGAATTGATAAATGCGATCCATGCTGCTTGGCAGCAAATAGACGCCATTATTATCAACCCTGCGGCTTTTACCCACACCAGTGTGGCGTTACGTGATGCGCTCCTCAGTGTTGCAATACCGTTTTTTGAAGTGCATCTCACCAACGTGCATGCACGCGAATCGTTTCGCCATCATTCGTATTTTTCGGATGTTGCGCAGGCGGTCATTTGTGGATTAGGTGCAAGAGGTTATGAAGCCGCTCTTTTTGGTGCTATCGACCTTTTGCAAAATAAAGATTAA
- a CDS encoding FxsA family protein codes for MFRFLFLLFIAVPIIEIALLIQVSEVIGGFSTIALVIITAILGARLVKQQGVHALRSVQGEMARGQMPAKELFDGLCVVIAGVLLLTPGIMTDAFGFLLLTPMVRAHLASQIMKHATVHVAGYSAQTSGFESYSEPRVTRPQSNSSSSNTIEGEFERKD; via the coding sequence ATGTTTCGATTTTTATTTTTGTTGTTTATTGCAGTGCCAATCATTGAAATTGCATTGCTCATCCAAGTAAGTGAAGTAATCGGCGGTTTTTCAACTATTGCACTTGTGATCATCACCGCAATTTTAGGTGCGAGATTAGTAAAGCAACAAGGCGTTCATGCTCTTCGCTCAGTTCAAGGCGAAATGGCGCGTGGACAAATGCCCGCAAAAGAATTATTTGACGGTCTGTGTGTGGTCATAGCTGGCGTATTGTTGTTAACGCCTGGGATCATGACGGATGCATTCGGCTTTTTATTATTGACCCCGATGGTGCGTGCACATCTAGCAAGCCAAATTATGAAACACGCTACTGTGCATGTCGCTGGGTATTCGGCTCAGACATCTGGCTTTGAAAGTTACTCAGAACCAAGAGTGACACGTCCACAATCAAACTCGTCCAGTTCGAACACCATCGAAGGCGAATTTGAGCGAAAAGATTAA
- a CDS encoding ABC transporter substrate-binding protein — MLRHFWCFLFITLSINAFSATPSPEKERPMSVVMVNPSVKDDPFWRKVEQLTQEAATQLGVHFEVIYGEGNRFAQLDVLKRYLEYRATPDYLILINYPGGAEQSLSMLSKYNIKFVTLEQTISGAERTAIGHAGEHFKNWLGEIYHDNFKAGYLLAKTLTQTLQQPKELVKPILINGHYGSESDARSDGAKAYFKEQGIDVAQTVFAAWSKDQAMEKTEKLMKRYPDTNLIWCASDLMALGSETALRQSATTSHVAIGGFDWLDDALAFIEKDKLSASVGGHFMMGVWALISLYDYHHGNPYWATHQKMEFDLEAITKDNIAQFSAIRQSKEWEKIDFRALTLTHSGQKDYQVIHRFDELLHSLK; from the coding sequence ATGCTGCGTCATTTTTGGTGTTTTCTCTTTATCACACTCTCAATCAATGCCTTTAGCGCGACGCCTAGCCCCGAAAAAGAACGACCGATGTCCGTTGTGATGGTAAATCCATCCGTTAAAGATGACCCTTTTTGGCGTAAAGTAGAGCAGCTTACGCAAGAGGCCGCGACACAATTGGGTGTTCATTTTGAAGTGATTTACGGTGAAGGTAACCGCTTCGCGCAGCTTGATGTGCTTAAGCGCTACTTAGAATATCGTGCAACCCCTGACTACCTCATTCTCATTAACTACCCAGGTGGTGCTGAGCAATCCTTGTCGATGCTTAGCAAATACAACATCAAATTTGTCACGTTAGAACAAACGATTTCAGGCGCAGAGAGAACCGCAATAGGTCATGCTGGGGAGCATTTCAAAAATTGGTTAGGTGAGATATACCATGACAATTTTAAAGCGGGCTATCTGCTCGCCAAAACCCTGACACAAACACTTCAGCAACCCAAAGAACTCGTTAAACCCATATTGATTAATGGTCATTACGGTAGTGAGTCAGATGCGCGTAGCGACGGTGCTAAAGCCTACTTTAAAGAACAAGGTATCGACGTTGCCCAAACAGTTTTTGCTGCGTGGTCAAAAGACCAAGCCATGGAGAAAACCGAAAAATTAATGAAACGTTACCCTGACACAAATTTGATTTGGTGTGCGTCGGACCTCATGGCTCTGGGCAGTGAAACCGCATTGCGGCAATCGGCAACAACATCCCATGTGGCGATTGGTGGCTTTGATTGGCTTGATGATGCGTTGGCCTTCATTGAAAAAGATAAATTGAGTGCATCGGTCGGCGGGCATTTCATGATGGGCGTATGGGCGCTCATATCTCTATATGACTACCACCATGGCAATCCATATTGGGCAACACATCAGAAAATGGAGTTTGATTTGGAAGCAATCACGAAGGACAACATTGCTCAATTTAGTGCAATACGGCAGTCCAAAGAGTGGGAAAAAATTGATTTCAGAGCACTGACACTCACCCATAGCGGGCAAAAAGACTACCAAGTCATTCATCGCTTTGACGAGTTACTCCATTCCTTGAAATAA
- the accB gene encoding acetyl-CoA carboxylase biotin carboxyl carrier protein gives MDIRKIKKLIELVEESGIAELEITEGEESVRINRYSNAPVMQAPMHYAAAPAPMAAPAAAPVAEAAPAAAAQPSGHQVKSPMVGTFYTSPSPEASAYVQVGSSVKEGDTLCIIEAMKMMNQITSDKSGVVKAILVDNGEPVEFDQPLFIIE, from the coding sequence ATGGATATTCGCAAGATTAAAAAGCTTATCGAATTAGTAGAAGAATCAGGTATCGCGGAACTAGAAATCACTGAAGGTGAAGAATCAGTACGCATCAACCGTTACAGCAACGCACCAGTTATGCAAGCGCCTATGCACTATGCAGCAGCACCAGCCCCAATGGCAGCACCAGCAGCAGCGCCAGTTGCAGAAGCAGCTCCAGCGGCCGCGGCACAACCGTCAGGTCATCAAGTGAAATCTCCAATGGTTGGTACTTTCTACACGTCTCCATCTCCTGAAGCGTCTGCATATGTGCAAGTCGGTTCTAGTGTGAAAGAAGGCGATACGCTGTGTATCATCGAAGCGATGAAGATGATGAACCAAATCACTTCTGACAAATCAGGCGTTGTAAAAGCAATCCTTGTTGATAACGGCGAGCCAGTAGAGTTCGATCAACCACTCTTCATCATCGAATAA
- a CDS encoding NAD(P)/FAD-dependent oxidoreductase — translation MDYIDTLVVGAGCIGLAIAARLSEKHEVLLVETEKQFAMHTSSRNSEVIHAGIYYPTDSLKATLCVLGKALLYEYCRRRKIPYAQLGKVLVAVNASETSSLNALVAQATLNGVEDLAFLSRQQLSHYAPDIKTHQGVLSPSTGIIDSHQFMLSLLAQLEQHQGSLVCQTQVTHIDVTNDGFIVTLNSQSETMQLRCRQLINAAGHGAQPLAHSIMGLNAATIPEQFFCRGVYFRYHGQHPFKHLIYPMPEAHGLGVHATLDLNGQLKFGPDTEFIDSLDYHLDETRQYAFVEAIRRYWPNLDASKLLPDYTGVRPKLSQSGFQDFVIQSRKDHAVPGLVNLYGIESPGLTASLAIAEYVERALED, via the coding sequence ATGGATTACATTGACACCTTAGTCGTGGGTGCAGGTTGCATCGGGCTTGCTATTGCCGCTCGTTTATCTGAAAAACACGAAGTATTGCTGGTCGAAACCGAAAAACAGTTTGCTATGCACACCAGTAGTCGTAACAGTGAAGTCATTCATGCGGGTATCTATTATCCGACCGACAGTCTCAAAGCCACACTGTGTGTTCTTGGCAAAGCGCTGCTCTATGAGTACTGTCGACGTCGAAAAATCCCTTATGCCCAACTCGGTAAAGTATTAGTCGCCGTGAATGCATCGGAAACGTCGTCACTCAACGCCTTAGTAGCGCAGGCAACGTTAAACGGCGTGGAAGATTTGGCGTTTTTATCCAGGCAACAATTATCGCACTACGCACCTGACATAAAAACACATCAAGGCGTGTTATCTCCCTCAACAGGCATTATCGACAGCCATCAGTTCATGCTATCTCTTCTTGCACAACTGGAACAACATCAAGGATCACTAGTCTGCCAAACACAAGTCACCCATATTGACGTCACCAACGACGGATTTATTGTGACGCTCAACAGCCAATCCGAAACGATGCAGCTTCGCTGTCGACAACTCATCAATGCCGCTGGCCATGGCGCACAGCCTTTGGCACATAGTATTATGGGGCTAAACGCCGCCACTATTCCCGAGCAGTTTTTTTGTCGAGGCGTGTATTTTCGATACCATGGTCAACACCCATTTAAGCACCTAATATACCCGATGCCTGAAGCACATGGTTTAGGCGTACATGCGACGCTAGATCTCAATGGTCAGTTGAAATTCGGCCCAGATACGGAGTTTATCGATTCGCTTGATTATCACCTAGACGAGACTCGGCAGTACGCTTTTGTCGAGGCAATTAGACGATATTGGCCTAACCTAGATGCCAGTAAGCTACTACCTGATTATACCGGAGTAAGACCTAAGCTCAGTCAATCTGGCTTTCAAGATTTTGTCATTCAAAGCCGAAAAGATCATGCTGTACCAGGTCTTGTTAACTTATATGGGATTGAGTCGCCGGGATTGACGGCGAGTTTAGCGATTGCTGAATACGTTGAAAGGGCTCTTGAAGATTAG
- the cutA gene encoding divalent-cation tolerance protein CutA: MRTLFTLHSIDCIDINDMRTIMEQCKYRLVFTTTGNEQQAKALATQIVQNKLASCVNLLNNVHSIYEWQGNVVEDTECKLIIKTRADKVDALKQFLIEHHSYDVPEIQVVPVVDGHADYFHWMDEVLG, encoded by the coding sequence ATGCGTACACTTTTTACTTTGCATTCGATAGACTGTATAGACATCAACGACATGAGAACCATCATGGAGCAATGCAAATATCGGCTGGTGTTTACGACAACTGGCAATGAGCAGCAAGCCAAAGCGCTTGCAACACAAATTGTGCAAAACAAATTAGCGAGTTGCGTGAACTTATTAAACAACGTGCACTCTATTTACGAATGGCAGGGTAACGTCGTTGAAGACACTGAGTGTAAACTCATTATTAAAACGCGTGCGGACAAAGTGGACGCGCTAAAACAATTTTTAATTGAACATCACAGCTACGACGTACCAGAGATCCAAGTTGTTCCGGTTGTTGATGGTCATGCCGATTATTTTCATTGGATGGACGAGGTATTAGGTTAA
- a CDS encoding PaaI family thioesterase: MSIWFRPITLEFCQQLDEGMHGKGSLMKTLGITVSEIGDDFIVATMPATPDHHNPIGMVHGGANVALAETVASYAANFVVDFEKFYCVGQEINANHLKASRNGLLTATARPLHLGKRTSVWEVKIVNSRGELCCVSRMTAAVIERAKAQD, from the coding sequence ATGTCGATTTGGTTTCGTCCAATCACCCTCGAATTCTGTCAGCAACTCGATGAAGGAATGCATGGCAAAGGCTCTTTAATGAAGACATTGGGTATCACCGTAAGCGAAATCGGCGATGACTTTATCGTGGCAACCATGCCTGCAACACCAGACCACCACAACCCAATTGGTATGGTCCATGGCGGTGCGAATGTGGCATTAGCGGAAACGGTCGCAAGCTACGCTGCCAATTTTGTTGTTGATTTTGAGAAGTTTTATTGTGTCGGCCAAGAGATTAATGCAAACCATTTGAAAGCCTCCCGAAATGGTTTATTGACCGCGACAGCACGCCCGTTACATCTTGGCAAACGCACCTCCGTATGGGAAGTCAAAATCGTAAACTCACGTGGGGAGTTATGCTGTGTATCAAGGATGACTGCCGCCGTCATTGAACGCGCGAAGGCACAAGATTAA
- the groL gene encoding chaperonin GroEL (60 kDa chaperone family; promotes refolding of misfolded polypeptides especially under stressful conditions; forms two stacked rings of heptamers to form a barrel-shaped 14mer; ends can be capped by GroES; misfolded proteins enter the barrel where they are refolded when GroES binds), whose product MAAKEVRFAGEARGKMLNGVNILADAVKVTLGPKGRNVVLDKSFGAPVITKDGVSVAKEIELEDKFENMGAQMVKEVASKANDAAGDGTTTATVLAQAIVNEGLKAVAAGMNPMDLKRGIDKAVAVAVQELKALSVPCADAKAIAQVGTISANSDSEIGDIIATAMEKVGRESGVITVEEGQSLENELDVVEGMQFDRGYLSPYFINNAEKGAVELDNPYILLVDKKVSNIRELLPTLEAVAKASKPLLIIAEDLEGEALATLVVNNMRGIVKVAAVKAPGFGDRRKAMLQDIAILTGGTVISEEVGLELDKATAEDLGTAKRVVITKDDTTIIDGAGDQGAIDGRVSQIKAQIEEATSDYDKEKLQERMAKLAGGVAVIKVGAATEVEMKEKKDRVEDALHATRAAVEEGVVPGGGVALVRVAAKITELTGDNEDQNHGIKVALRAMEAPLRQIVTNAGDEASVVVNNVKAGEGNYGYNAATGVYADMLEMGILDPTKVTRSALQYAPSVAGLMITTEAMVAEVPKKDAPAPDMGGMGGMGGMGMM is encoded by the coding sequence ATGGCAGCAAAAGAAGTTCGTTTCGCAGGTGAAGCACGTGGCAAGATGCTAAATGGTGTGAACATTCTCGCAGATGCAGTAAAAGTAACATTAGGTCCAAAAGGCCGTAACGTTGTTCTAGACAAATCGTTCGGTGCGCCTGTAATCACTAAAGATGGTGTGTCTGTTGCTAAAGAAATCGAGCTTGAAGATAAGTTCGAAAACATGGGCGCACAAATGGTAAAAGAAGTGGCGTCTAAAGCGAATGATGCAGCAGGTGACGGCACGACAACAGCGACAGTACTTGCTCAAGCAATCGTGAACGAAGGTTTAAAAGCGGTTGCAGCGGGTATGAACCCAATGGACCTTAAGCGTGGTATCGACAAAGCCGTTGCTGTAGCGGTTCAAGAACTTAAAGCGCTTTCAGTGCCATGTGCTGATGCAAAAGCGATTGCACAAGTAGGTACTATTTCTGCGAACTCTGACAGCGAAATCGGCGACATCATCGCAACAGCGATGGAAAAAGTAGGTCGTGAATCAGGTGTTATTACGGTAGAAGAAGGTCAATCACTCGAGAACGAACTTGATGTGGTTGAAGGTATGCAATTCGACCGTGGTTACCTATCACCATACTTCATCAACAACGCTGAAAAAGGCGCGGTTGAATTAGATAATCCATACATCCTATTAGTGGATAAAAAAGTATCTAACATCCGTGAATTGTTACCAACACTTGAAGCGGTTGCTAAAGCAAGCAAACCACTACTTATCATCGCGGAAGACCTAGAAGGCGAAGCGCTTGCAACACTCGTTGTGAACAACATGCGTGGCATCGTGAAAGTAGCGGCGGTTAAAGCACCTGGTTTCGGTGACCGTCGTAAGGCGATGCTACAAGATATCGCTATCCTAACAGGCGGTACGGTGATCTCTGAAGAAGTAGGTCTAGAACTTGATAAAGCAACAGCAGAAGACTTAGGTACTGCGAAGCGCGTTGTGATCACTAAAGATGACACAACGATTATCGATGGTGCGGGCGATCAAGGCGCGATCGACGGTCGTGTATCACAAATCAAAGCACAAATCGAAGAAGCAACGTCAGATTACGACAAAGAAAAACTTCAAGAGCGCATGGCTAAATTAGCTGGCGGTGTAGCGGTTATCAAAGTAGGCGCTGCAACTGAAGTTGAAATGAAAGAGAAGAAAGACCGCGTTGAAGATGCGCTACACGCAACACGTGCAGCGGTTGAAGAAGGCGTAGTCCCTGGTGGTGGTGTTGCACTTGTACGAGTGGCTGCAAAAATCACTGAATTAACGGGTGATAACGAAGACCAAAACCACGGTATTAAAGTTGCACTTCGTGCGATGGAAGCACCTCTTCGTCAAATCGTGACAAACGCGGGTGATGAAGCATCTGTGGTGGTAAACAACGTTAAAGCAGGTGAAGGTAACTACGGTTACAACGCAGCAACAGGTGTTTACGCTGACATGCTAGAAATGGGTATTCTTGACCCAACTAAAGTAACGCGTTCTGCACTGCAATACGCGCCGTCAGTTGCTGGTCTGATGATCACAACTGAAGCGATGGTTGCAGAAGTACCGAAGAAAGATGCTCCAGCACCTGATATGGGTGGCATGGGCGGAATGGGCGGCATGGGCATGATGTAA